In a single window of the uncultured Pseudodesulfovibrio sp. genome:
- a CDS encoding tail fiber assembly protein: MWKYPDGTCRQNPPARVQYAGYIRNFADLSPAERDEIGFNEAMPCRREPFTVYETKWTKGEDLVFRETAISTVVDETARDAAEAETIRAQRDRMLAESDWTQLADAPLDDAERMLWAATRQSLRDVPQQAGFPHAVAWPENPMA; encoded by the coding sequence ATGTGGAAATACCCCGACGGAACCTGTCGCCAGAACCCTCCGGCCCGCGTGCAATACGCCGGATACATCCGTAACTTTGCGGACCTTTCTCCGGCCGAGCGCGATGAGATCGGCTTTAACGAAGCCATGCCGTGCAGGCGTGAGCCTTTTACCGTGTACGAGACAAAATGGACCAAGGGCGAGGATCTGGTGTTTCGCGAAACCGCAATCAGTACCGTGGTGGACGAAACCGCCCGGGATGCGGCCGAGGCCGAAACCATCCGTGCGCAGCGCGACCGGATGCTGGCCGAGAGCGACTGGACCCAACTGGCCGACGCGCCGCTGGATGACGCCGAAAGGATGCTCTGGGCGGCCACCCGCCAGTCCCTTCGCGACGTGCCGCAACAGGCCGGGTTCCCCCATGCCGTGGCCTGGCCCGAAAATCCGATGGCCTAG
- a CDS encoding cupin domain-containing protein yields MTAPTAREIIDHLKLTPHPEEGGWFRETHRADESLPREVLPGRYAGPRAFGTAIYYLLTPDTYSHMHRLLSDEIFHFYAGGPCEMLQLHPDGSGEIILFGNDVLAGQRPQIVVPRNAWQGLRLLPGADFALMGCTVAPGFEYEDYAHGNRAELIERYPDFHEQITRLTAE; encoded by the coding sequence ATGACCGCACCGACAGCCAGGGAAATCATTGACCATCTCAAGTTGACGCCCCACCCCGAGGAGGGCGGCTGGTTTCGTGAGACCCACCGGGCCGACGAATCCCTGCCCCGCGAGGTCCTGCCGGGACGCTATGCCGGACCGCGCGCTTTCGGCACCGCCATCTACTATCTGCTGACCCCGGACACCTATTCGCACATGCACCGGCTTCTGTCCGACGAGATCTTTCACTTCTATGCCGGCGGCCCTTGCGAGATGCTCCAGCTCCACCCGGACGGATCGGGCGAGATCATTCTTTTCGGCAACGACGTCCTGGCCGGACAACGTCCGCAGATCGTGGTCCCACGCAACGCGTGGCAGGGTTTGCGCCTGCTGCCCGGAGCGGATTTCGCGCTCATGGGCTGCACCGTGGCTCCGGGCTTCGAATACGAGGACTATGCCCATGGCAACCGCGCCGAGTTGATTGAACGCTACCCCGATTTCCACGAACAGATCACCCGACTGACCGCAGAATAA
- a CDS encoding SlyX family protein → MDDRIERLESLVALQDRTMEKLSDQIFDQQKQIEDLMRLVERLAKKIRALDEEIDGSGPPDVPPPHYNG, encoded by the coding sequence ATGGACGACAGAATAGAACGTTTGGAAAGCCTGGTCGCGCTTCAGGACCGGACAATGGAAAAACTGAGCGACCAGATTTTCGACCAGCAGAAGCAGATCGAGGATCTCATGCGCCTGGTGGAACGATTGGCCAAAAAAATCCGCGCCCTGGACGAGGAAATCGACGGCTCCGGTCCGCCGGACGTTCCGCCGCCCCATTACAACGGTTAG
- a CDS encoding DMT family transporter: MKQSLTYTYVLLVLSMMLWGGTWVAGRVLAQSVHPMTAAFLRFGLASIILLYMCWRADGQLPRLRRNQILPVIFLGATGVFAYSYFFFTGLQSISAGRAALIVACTPVCIALISALFCGERFGPLRAAGALISLVGVSVVIADGDPLALLSGGVSRGDFMILGCVASWTAYTMGGRAVMKHLPPLTSVAWSSFTGTLMLLPAALAEGLIADFANVRPVDWGCVVFLGFLATALAYYWYYRAISIIGASRAGIFINMVPAFAVLTGFMLLNEPIHLSLAVGGVMIISGVYLTNRG, encoded by the coding sequence ATGAAGCAATCCCTGACCTACACCTACGTCCTGCTCGTGTTGAGCATGATGCTGTGGGGCGGCACCTGGGTGGCCGGGCGCGTCCTGGCCCAGTCGGTGCATCCCATGACCGCCGCCTTCCTGCGCTTCGGCCTGGCCTCGATCATCCTGCTCTATATGTGCTGGCGGGCCGACGGACAGCTGCCCCGGTTGCGGCGCAACCAGATTCTGCCGGTCATCTTTCTGGGGGCCACCGGCGTCTTTGCCTACAGCTATTTCTTCTTCACCGGCCTGCAATCCATTTCCGCCGGGCGCGCCGCGCTCATCGTGGCCTGCACGCCCGTGTGCATCGCCCTGATCTCGGCACTGTTCTGCGGGGAGCGGTTCGGGCCGCTTCGCGCCGCCGGAGCGCTCATCTCCCTGGTGGGCGTGTCCGTGGTCATCGCGGACGGCGACCCGCTGGCTCTCCTGAGCGGAGGCGTGAGCCGCGGCGACTTCATGATCCTGGGCTGCGTGGCCAGCTGGACCGCCTACACCATGGGCGGCCGCGCGGTCATGAAGCACCTGCCCCCGCTGACTTCAGTGGCCTGGTCGAGCTTCACCGGCACACTGATGCTCCTGCCCGCGGCCCTGGCCGAAGGGCTGATCGCCGACTTTGCCAACGTCCGGCCGGTGGACTGGGGCTGCGTGGTCTTCCTCGGCTTCCTGGCCACGGCGCTGGCCTACTACTGGTACTATCGGGCCATCAGCATCATCGGCGCGTCCAGAGCGGGCATTTTCATCAACATGGTCCCTGCGTTCGCCGTGCTCACGGGATTCATGCTCCTGAACGAACCCATCCACCTCTCCCTGGCCGTGGGCGGCGTCATGATCATCAGCGGCGTGTACCTGACCAACCGGGGATGA
- a CDS encoding THUMP domain-containing protein: MTKFTDTAPILVTCPRDMPEYLAGELSALGFARTIPLDAGVEVHGSLNDCMRLNLWVRTGHRVLFELKRFRAFDADELYREVKGIQWEEYIPADGYFRVDASVRDTTVNDARFAGLRVKDAVADRFTELTGSRPDSGPNTTGVCLFLHWRENKATLYLDTTGEPLPRRGYRKRPHKAPMQETLAAACILAADWPRLAGEGGHFIAPMCGSGTLPIEAALMAMNGAPGLLRDEFAFMRVIGYDPEAWDDLLGQAEDAEVPEIKGKIIATDHDPEAIEAARDNARLAGVGDFIEFQVCDFTQTEVPEGPGIVMLNPEYGIRLGEIESLKAVYKGIGDFFKQSCGGKTGFIFTGNMDLAKCVGLRTKRRRVFWNAKIECRLLEYELYAGTKKGGAE, from the coding sequence ATGACAAAATTTACCGACACCGCCCCCATCCTGGTAACCTGCCCTCGGGACATGCCCGAGTACCTTGCCGGAGAACTCTCTGCCCTGGGCTTTGCCCGGACCATTCCCCTGGACGCGGGCGTGGAGGTCCACGGCTCGCTGAACGACTGCATGCGTCTGAACCTGTGGGTGCGCACCGGCCACAGGGTGCTCTTCGAGCTGAAGCGGTTCCGGGCCTTTGACGCGGACGAGCTGTACCGCGAGGTGAAAGGCATCCAGTGGGAAGAGTACATCCCGGCGGACGGATACTTCCGGGTGGACGCCTCGGTGCGCGACACCACGGTCAACGACGCCCGGTTCGCCGGACTGCGGGTCAAGGACGCGGTGGCCGACCGGTTCACGGAGCTGACCGGCTCCCGCCCAGATTCCGGCCCCAACACGACCGGAGTCTGTCTGTTCCTGCACTGGCGGGAGAACAAGGCCACCCTGTATCTGGACACCACGGGCGAGCCCCTGCCCCGACGCGGCTACCGCAAACGGCCGCACAAGGCCCCCATGCAGGAGACCCTGGCCGCCGCCTGCATCCTGGCCGCGGACTGGCCCCGGCTGGCCGGGGAAGGCGGGCATTTCATCGCGCCCATGTGCGGGTCCGGCACCCTGCCCATCGAGGCCGCGCTCATGGCCATGAACGGTGCGCCCGGCCTGCTGCGCGACGAGTTCGCCTTCATGCGCGTGATCGGCTACGACCCCGAGGCGTGGGACGATCTGCTGGGCCAGGCCGAGGACGCGGAGGTCCCGGAGATCAAGGGGAAGATCATCGCCACCGACCACGATCCCGAAGCCATCGAAGCAGCCAGGGACAACGCGCGCCTCGCCGGGGTGGGCGACTTCATCGAATTTCAGGTCTGCGACTTCACCCAGACCGAGGTCCCCGAGGGGCCCGGCATAGTCATGCTCAACCCCGAATACGGCATCCGGCTGGGTGAGATCGAATCGCTCAAGGCGGTCTACAAGGGCATCGGAGACTTCTTCAAGCAGAGCTGCGGGGGCAAGACCGGATTCATCTTCACCGGCAACATGGACCTGGCCAAGTGCGTGGGCCTGCGCACCAAGCGGCGCAGAGTCTTCTGGAACGCCAAGATCGAATGCCGCCTGCTGGAATACGAGCTGTACGCCGGAACGAAAAAAGGCGGCGCAGAGTAG